One stretch of Oceanipulchritudo coccoides DNA includes these proteins:
- a CDS encoding glycoside hydrolase family 16 protein, whose protein sequence is MHAQTLYTFLSGSLLLAATTVLAVDPVLIWSDEFDVDGLPDSSKWLYDVGGSGWGNAEEQFYTEERLENARVESGVLIIEARKEGWPPSRQPTHEYTSARLLSKGYGDWLYGRIEIRAKLPAGTGTWPAIWMMPTGDAYGIWPRSGEIDIMEHVGFDMGTVHGSLHSLNNNWLTGTYPTAFTVVPDVDTTFHDYAIEWSPAGIIFTIDGTELLNAPNPGTSWEDWPFDQPFHLILNVAVGGSWGGQQGVDPDIWPQRLEVDYVRVYDLGDTVALDTDNDQDPNATDPDDDGDGLTDIEEHVLGTNILKQDTDGDGYKDLEEIEAGTSPLLAASYPGSIGLLINTDFSDGDFPWIVHTNFFDFDDVWFGQVGSWGGAYTVLDWVEPVGESEFVFYNLRWEPEQFIAEHLLFQEFKSLSLEMTPGDVIRFRGTASAIASDETFIIEAFIRVLDRSFQKMPESVEFALGPDPVSFELETSLGEDSINLLQLGLLIKGPVWETAVVTFSNLEGTINEEESWAGYPVVEGVVDTGDWLGMLYVGHRPWIWSYSLEGWMYLPVSHVGSSGAWVYVVR, encoded by the coding sequence ATGCATGCGCAGACCTTATATACATTCCTTTCGGGTAGTTTACTGTTGGCAGCGACTACCGTACTGGCCGTGGATCCAGTGTTGATCTGGTCGGATGAGTTTGATGTGGACGGGCTTCCGGACAGCTCAAAGTGGTTGTACGATGTTGGTGGCAGTGGCTGGGGCAACGCAGAGGAGCAGTTTTACACGGAAGAGCGGCTGGAGAATGCCCGGGTGGAAAGCGGCGTCCTGATTATTGAGGCACGCAAAGAGGGCTGGCCTCCCTCGCGCCAGCCAACCCATGAGTATACGTCCGCGCGCCTACTCTCAAAGGGATACGGCGACTGGCTGTATGGGCGGATTGAAATTCGTGCCAAGCTCCCGGCGGGCACGGGCACCTGGCCGGCTATCTGGATGATGCCGACCGGCGACGCGTATGGCATTTGGCCGCGCAGCGGGGAGATCGATATCATGGAGCATGTCGGCTTCGACATGGGAACGGTCCATGGCAGCCTGCATTCGCTCAACAACAACTGGCTCACGGGGACTTATCCGACGGCCTTTACCGTGGTACCGGATGTGGACACGACCTTCCACGACTACGCGATTGAGTGGAGCCCGGCAGGCATCATTTTCACCATTGACGGCACCGAGCTGCTCAATGCGCCCAATCCGGGAACAAGCTGGGAGGACTGGCCCTTTGACCAGCCGTTCCATCTGATCCTCAATGTGGCCGTTGGCGGCTCATGGGGCGGGCAACAGGGGGTTGATCCCGATATCTGGCCCCAGCGTCTGGAAGTGGACTACGTACGGGTCTATGACCTGGGCGATACGGTCGCCTTGGATACCGATAATGACCAGGATCCCAATGCCACCGATCCGGATGATGACGGAGACGGGCTGACGGATATCGAGGAGCATGTCCTCGGGACGAATATCCTCAAGCAGGACACCGATGGTGACGGGTATAAGGATCTTGAGGAGATCGAGGCCGGTACGAGCCCGCTTCTGGCGGCATCCTATCCGGGGAGCATCGGCCTGCTCATCAATACCGATTTCAGCGACGGGGATTTCCCGTGGATCGTCCATACCAATTTCTTTGACTTCGACGATGTCTGGTTTGGCCAGGTGGGTTCATGGGGTGGGGCCTATACCGTCCTTGACTGGGTGGAACCGGTCGGTGAGTCGGAATTTGTATTCTACAACCTGCGCTGGGAACCTGAGCAGTTCATAGCCGAACATTTGCTCTTCCAGGAGTTTAAATCGCTCTCCCTGGAGATGACGCCCGGCGATGTCATCCGCTTCCGCGGGACGGCTTCGGCAATCGCCTCCGATGAGACCTTCATCATTGAAGCCTTCATCCGCGTATTGGATCGAAGCTTCCAGAAAATGCCGGAATCCGTTGAGTTCGCGCTTGGACCGGATCCGGTAAGCTTTGAGCTCGAGACAAGCCTCGGTGAGGATTCCATCAACCTGCTTCAGTTGGGCTTGCTCATCAAGGGTCCTGTCTGGGAAACAGCGGTCGTCACCTTCAGCAATCTGGAAGGAACCATCAATGAGGAGGAATCCTGGGCCGGTTATCCGGTTGTTGAGGGCGTGGTTGATACAGGCGATTGGCTCGGCATGCTTTACGTCGGGCATCGTCCATGGATCTGGAGCTATAGCTTGGAGGGCTGGATGTACCTGCCGGTCTCGCATGTGGGCAGTAGCGGCGCCTGGGTCTATGTCGTACGGTAG
- a CDS encoding alpha-L-fucosidase: MMKTLLIPLTLCYALSSTAETQPTTKSLIETQGLRYVSQTETGTRYQRFREDILELPRKELGLNPDKARNTTGGIIAFRTDAPEITARFKILSANYMGSGFGVFENGTLVEEFKFSPKETEAVLTVTSQRDGDSLFEIALPSFANVEFQGVDAACSALPPVKKRVYVALGDSISHGNGQDGFGHKTWPFLLSRKLGYELFNLAVGGGKVSVPVAEMLEDWDSIDLITILIGYNDLHYDQKTPEQYRAKVNELLDTIRKNHPDTRIICITPLFTKRPVSDKTGATIEEFRSELVDLVTARMADDKNLSFINGEEVSSEKNLRLEKPDDPVHLGIEGAELLASALAEKILFRANETAEERDARMAWWREAKFGMFVHWGIYAAAEGEWKGATFPDMRPGFEWLMCKGEPGGIDKDEYVEALAPKMTLERFDPEQWAVLAAEAGMKYFVITAKHHDGFGMVDFPFTALDIADRTPYAADPMVPLSKAMRANGLKFGFYFSQSQDWSRPGARPNWYKGLDGDWNEYVDQFAAPQLRHLLGGTYGNIDLLWFDSGRSTKTREGAMRIWQELTAQPDILVNNRLKLDEYGDFDCPEQWIPPSVQDKKTWETCMTMNGGWGYNPTDTNWKSTDELIRNLCLVVSRGGNYLLNIGPRADGTWEPQVVERLKGIGAWMRTNSEAIYGTRPNPIGPIREGSITWKPTGESSRLYVHIMDWPADGKIYLPLKSPIRAARFLGDSDTRPTWETGQDSTIIHLNRDKPIHPAATVLVLDLNTPSPEAMPLVVRQDQNGGLLMLAVEAQGEGGLHVHNREPCLDGWSGRNQERRLASWTVRVDKGGTFVVNLKYGFNTDQDIGEMAFVVETQGKDIRMPIQITGVEPDSHNKERNQLVSEKFQSGEVIDLPPGLHTIKLLAEGAPEAFKRPPGRENQILCYTGFPMLKELRLELIP; encoded by the coding sequence ATGATGAAGACCCTATTGATTCCCCTCACCCTGTGCTACGCCCTCTCGTCGACAGCTGAAACACAGCCCACAACGAAGTCCCTGATAGAGACGCAGGGCCTCCGCTATGTTTCCCAGACGGAGACTGGCACGCGCTATCAGCGCTTTCGTGAAGACATCCTGGAATTACCACGGAAGGAACTGGGCCTGAATCCTGACAAGGCCCGGAACACCACCGGAGGGATCATCGCTTTCAGAACTGACGCCCCGGAAATAACGGCCCGCTTCAAGATCCTGAGTGCCAATTATATGGGCTCCGGTTTCGGTGTCTTCGAAAACGGAACACTGGTCGAGGAGTTCAAATTCAGCCCAAAGGAAACGGAGGCAGTCCTGACCGTTACTTCACAAAGAGACGGCGACTCGCTCTTTGAAATTGCCTTGCCGAGCTTTGCCAACGTCGAGTTCCAAGGCGTGGATGCAGCCTGTTCCGCCCTTCCCCCCGTTAAAAAACGGGTCTATGTCGCGCTGGGCGATTCTATCTCGCACGGAAACGGACAGGACGGCTTTGGTCACAAAACCTGGCCCTTCCTCCTGTCGCGCAAACTGGGCTATGAGCTATTCAATCTCGCAGTCGGTGGTGGTAAAGTCTCTGTTCCGGTCGCGGAGATGCTTGAGGACTGGGATTCCATCGACCTGATCACGATTTTGATTGGCTATAACGATCTCCATTATGACCAAAAAACGCCCGAGCAATATCGTGCAAAGGTTAATGAACTTCTCGATACAATCCGGAAAAACCATCCCGATACCCGGATCATTTGTATCACCCCGCTCTTCACCAAACGGCCCGTCTCGGATAAGACCGGCGCGACCATCGAAGAATTCCGGAGCGAGCTGGTGGACCTCGTGACAGCCAGAATGGCGGATGATAAAAACCTTTCCTTTATAAACGGTGAGGAGGTCAGCTCTGAGAAAAACCTGCGCCTCGAAAAACCGGATGATCCGGTTCACCTCGGAATTGAAGGGGCGGAGCTCCTCGCCTCAGCGCTGGCGGAGAAAATCCTTTTTCGGGCAAATGAAACCGCGGAAGAACGCGATGCGCGCATGGCATGGTGGAGGGAGGCCAAGTTTGGCATGTTCGTCCATTGGGGCATCTATGCCGCTGCCGAAGGTGAATGGAAAGGCGCTACATTTCCAGACATGCGTCCGGGCTTTGAATGGCTCATGTGCAAAGGGGAACCGGGAGGAATTGATAAGGACGAGTATGTTGAAGCGCTCGCCCCAAAGATGACCCTTGAACGATTTGATCCTGAGCAGTGGGCGGTCCTCGCAGCCGAGGCCGGTATGAAATATTTTGTCATCACGGCCAAGCATCACGACGGCTTTGGCATGGTGGATTTTCCCTTTACCGCTCTGGATATTGCAGACCGCACTCCCTATGCCGCTGACCCAATGGTCCCCCTGTCAAAGGCAATGCGGGCAAACGGGCTTAAATTCGGATTTTATTTTTCCCAGTCGCAGGACTGGAGCCGGCCCGGTGCCCGGCCCAATTGGTACAAGGGGCTCGATGGCGACTGGAACGAATATGTCGACCAGTTCGCCGCGCCTCAGCTGCGCCATCTACTGGGTGGCACATACGGGAACATTGATTTGCTATGGTTCGACTCGGGCAGAAGCACCAAAACCCGCGAAGGAGCCATGCGTATATGGCAGGAACTGACCGCTCAACCTGACATACTCGTTAACAACCGTCTGAAGCTCGATGAATACGGAGACTTTGACTGCCCTGAACAGTGGATCCCTCCATCCGTTCAAGACAAGAAGACATGGGAGACGTGTATGACCATGAACGGCGGCTGGGGATACAACCCGACCGACACCAACTGGAAGAGCACCGATGAATTGATTCGCAACCTCTGCCTGGTCGTCAGCCGTGGCGGGAACTACTTGCTGAACATCGGCCCGCGGGCAGACGGCACATGGGAACCGCAGGTGGTTGAGCGGCTCAAGGGGATCGGTGCGTGGATGCGGACTAACAGCGAAGCGATTTACGGCACCCGGCCAAATCCAATCGGCCCCATTCGCGAAGGCTCAATCACTTGGAAACCCACAGGAGAAAGCTCTCGCCTGTATGTCCACATCATGGATTGGCCTGCAGATGGAAAGATTTACCTGCCTTTAAAAAGCCCCATCCGGGCGGCGAGATTTCTTGGCGATTCCGACACCCGGCCAACCTGGGAAACCGGACAGGACAGCACGATTATACACCTCAATCGCGACAAGCCGATTCATCCTGCGGCCACGGTCCTCGTCCTCGACTTGAATACGCCAAGCCCTGAAGCGATGCCCCTTGTCGTCCGTCAGGATCAGAATGGCGGACTCCTCATGTTGGCGGTTGAAGCACAGGGAGAGGGCGGCCTCCATGTGCACAACCGGGAACCCTGCCTTGACGGCTGGAGCGGTCGTAATCAAGAACGGCGCCTTGCTAGCTGGACCGTACGGGTGGACAAAGGTGGCACATTTGTAGTGAATTTAAAGTACGGATTCAACACCGATCAGGACATCGGCGAAATGGCCTTTGTAGTGGAAACTCAAGGTAAAGACATTCGCATGCCAATCCAAATCACTGGTGTGGAACCGGACTCACACAACAAGGAAAGGAACCAACTGGTTTCCGAAAAATTCCAATCCGGTGAAGTCATCGACCTGCCTCCCGGACTGCACACAATCAAACTGCTCGCCGAGGGCGCGCCGGAAGCGTTTAAAAGGCCACCGGGACGCGAAAACCAAATTCTCTGCTACACAGGATTTCCCATGCTCAAGGAACTTCGCCTTGAGCTGATTCCTTGA
- a CDS encoding GNAT family N-acetyltransferase, whose amino-acid sequence MANVLATLDGQPAACASVCVKDGAAGIYCVATLEEFRGRGLGFAITRAAMVEGTRKGASHALLHATEMGIPIYRKIGFTEQCRAPIYGFGM is encoded by the coding sequence CTGGCCAATGTCCTTGCAACTCTTGATGGACAGCCCGCCGCCTGCGCTTCTGTCTGTGTGAAGGACGGCGCAGCCGGTATCTATTGTGTCGCTACACTGGAGGAGTTCCGCGGCCGGGGCCTGGGCTTCGCCATCACCCGCGCCGCCATGGTGGAGGGTACGCGCAAGGGCGCCTCCCACGCGCTTCTCCACGCCACCGAGATGGGCATTCCCATCTACAGGAAAATCGGCTTTACCGAGCAGTGCCGGGCCCCGATCTACGGATTCGGGATGTAG